The Pseudogulbenkiania sp. MAI-1 sequence AATTCCCGCAAGATCTACGTACAAGGTTCGCGTCCCGACATCCGCGTGCCGATGCGCGAGATCAGCCAGGCCGACACCCCGACCCAGTTCGGCGGCGAGAAAAATCCGCCGATCTACGTCTACGACTGCAGCGGCATCTACACCGACCCGGATGCCAAGATCGACATCCGCTCCGGCCTGCCGGCCATCCGCGCCGCCTGGATCGAGGAGCGCGGCGACACCGAGCAGCTCGCCGGCCTGTCGTCCGAGTACGGCCGTGCCCGCGAGGCCGACCCGAAACTGGCCGACCTGCGCTTCAACCTGACGCGCCAGCCGCGTAAGGCGAAGCCGGGCTGTAACGTGACGCAGATGCACTACGCCCGGAAGGGCATCATCACGCCGGAGATGGAATACATCGCCATCCGCGAGAACCTGAACCGCCAGGCCTACATTGAGAGCCTGAAGAGCGCCGGCGGCAAGAACGCGCGCCTCGTCGAACTGATGACGCGCCAGCATCCGGGCCAGAGCTTCGGCGCCGGGCTGGTCGACGAGATCACCCCGGAGTTCGTGCGCCAGGAAGTGGCCGCCGGCCGCGCCATCATCCCGAACAACATCAACCACCCGGAATCCGAGCCGATGATCATCGGCCGCAATTTCCTGGTGAAGATCAACGGCAACATCGGCAACTCGGCCGTGACGTCGTCGATCAGCGAAGAAGTGGACAAGATGACCTGGGGCATCCGCTGGGGCGCGGACACCATCATGGACCTGTCCACCGGCAAGAACATCCACGAGACGCGCGAGTGGATCCTGCGCAACAGCCCGGTGCCGATCGGTACCGTCCCGATCTACCAGGCGCTGGAGAAGGTGAACGGCAAGGCCGAGGACCTGACCTGGGAGATCTTCAAGGACACGCTGATCGAGCAGGCCGAGCAGGGGGTGGACTACTTCACCATCCACGCCGGCGTGCTGCTGCGCTACGTGCCGATGACCGCCAACCGCATGACCGGCATCGTGTCGCGTGGTGGTTCGATCATGGCCAAGTGGTGCCTGGCGCATCACAAGGAAAACTTCCTCTACACCCACTTCGAGGAGATCTGCGACATCATGAAGGCCTACGACGTGGCCTTCAGCCTCGGCGACGGCCTGCGTCCGGGCAGCGTGTGGGACGCCAACGACGCGGCGCAGCTGGGTGAACTGAAGACGCTGGGCGAGCTGACCCAGATCGCCTGGCAGCACGACGTGCAGGTGATGATCGAAGGCCCGGGCCACGTGCCGATGCAGCTGATCAAGGAGAACATGGACAAGGAGCTGGAGTGGTGCCACGAGGCGCCGTTCTACACCCTGGGGCCCTTGACCACCGATATCGCGCCGGGCTACGACCACATCACCTCGGCCATCGGTGCGGCGCAGATCGGCTGGTATGGCACCGCGATGCTGTGCTACGTGACGCCGAAGGAGCACCTCGGCCTGCCGAACAAGGACGACGTGAAGGAAGGCATCATCACCTACAAGCTGGCCGCCCACGCCGCCGACCTCGCCAAGGGCCATCCGGGCGCGCAGATCCGCGACAACGCCCTGTCCAAGGCGCGCTTCGAGTTCCGCTGGGAAGACCAGTTCAACCTCGGCCTCGACCCGGACCGCGCGCGCTCGTTCCACGACGAGACGCTGCCGAAGGACAGCGCCAAGGTGGCGCACTTCTGCTCGATGTGCGGCCCGCACTTCTGCTCGATGAAGATCACCCAGGACGTGCGCGAGTTCGCCGAGCAGCAGGGTATCTCCGAGCAGGACGCGCTGGAGAAGGGCATGGAGGTGAAGGCGATCGAGTTCGTCAAGGGCGGCGCCAAGCTGTACGACAAGATCTGAGCGCGGGTGCCGCCAAGGTTGGCCGAAGCCCGGCTTCGCCACCCGGCGTACCCCCACCCCACTGGAGATACCCACATGCCTACCGTCCTGGTCAACGGCGAGCCGACCGAGCTCGCCACCCCGCTCACGGTGCGCCAGCTGCTCGATCATCTCGAGCTGCAGGGGCGGCGCGTCGCCATTGAGCGCAACGGCGACATCCTGCCGCGCAGCCGCTACGACGACACCCGCCTTGCCGAGGGCGACCGTTTCGAAATCATCATCGCGGTGGGGGGCGGCTGAGCCCGCCACTCACTGCCTGACGACCGCCCGTTACCGAAGGAACTCGACATGAACGACCCGCTCATCATCGCCGGCAAGACCTATTCCTCGCGCCTTCTGGTCGGCACCGGCAAGTACAAGGACTTCGCCGAAACCCGCGAAGCGGTGGACGCCGCCGGCGCCGAGATCGTCACCGTGGCGATTCGCCGCACCAACATCGGCCAGCATCCGGGCGAGCAGAGCCTGCTCGACGTGCTGCCGCCATCGCAGTACACCCTGCTGCCCAACACCGCCGGCTGCTACACCGCCGAGGACGCGGTGCGCACGCTGCGTCTGGCGCGCGAGCTGCTCGACGGCCACACGCTGGTCAAGCTCGAGGTGCTGGGCGACCCGAGCAACCTCTACCCCAACATGCCGGAAACGCTCAAGGCGGCGGAAACACTGGTGAAGGAAGGCTTCGACGTCATGGTCTATTGCTCGGACGACCCGATCCAGGCCAAGCGCCTGGAGGAGATCGGCTGCGTGGCGGTGATGCCGCTGGCCTCGATCATCGGTTCCGGCATGGGCATCCTCAACCCGTGGAACCTGCGCCTGATTATCGACAACGCCCGGGTGCCGGTGCTGGTCGACGCCGGGGTCGGCACCGCCTCGGACGCCGCCATCGCCATGGAGCTGGGCTGCGACGCGGTGCTGATGAACTCGGCGATTGCCCACGCCCGCCTGCCAGTGCACATGGCGAGCGCGATGAAACACGCCGTGCTGGCCGGGCGCGAGGCGTATCTGGCCGGGCGCATGCCGCGCAAGCTCTACAGCGCCGAACCCAGCTCGCCCACCAGCGGCATGATCGCCCCGGCGCGCGGCGGATGAGAGGGCTCGCCACGGTGAATAACGCCACGCCACGGCCCGCACGCACGATCTGGCTCGACGGGCTCTATGCCGTCACCCCCGACACCAGCGACAGCGCCTGGCTGCTGTCGCGCGTCGAAGCGGTGCTGGCGGGCGGTGCCAGCCTGGTGCAGTACCGCAACAAATCCCGCGATACGGCATTGCGCCGGGAGCAGGCCACAGCCATCCAGGTGCTGTGCCGCCAACACGGCGCCTGGTTCATCGTCAACGACGACGTAGGGTTGGCCGAAGAGGTCGGCGCCGACGGCGTCCACCTCGGGCAGAGCGACACCAGCATCTGCGCGGCACGCCAGCGCCTCGGGCCGCACGCCATTATCGGCGCCACCTGCCACGACCAGCCGGCGCTGGCGGTGCAGGCGGTCGGCAACGGCGCCAGCTACGTCGCCTTCGGCGCGCTGTTTCCCTCTCGCAGCAAGCCGGAGGCGGTCTCCGCCCCGCTCGCGCTGTTTGCCGCGCTGCCGCCGCTGGACGTACCGTGTGTGGCGATCGGCGGCATCACCCCGGCCAACGCCGCGCTCGCCTGGCAAACCGGGGTCGACATACTGGCCGTCATCGGCGGACTGTTCGATGCCCCGGCACCGGACGAAGCGGCCCGCGCCATCCTCGCCGCACGCTGACGGCACGCCGAGTCACCCGCAACATGGGTGACGCCGCCTCCGCGGGGCGGCCATCGCCAAACGGCGGACAATCACTTAGTCTATAAGCAGGGTGATATGTTGAAACGGCACCGTCACAGAGAAGGAACGATGAGCACCAAGTTGACCGGCACCATGTGGAACCAGCTTTTCCAACAACATGCGAAGAGCGGCATGAGTCTGCAAGGCAATATTCGCCAGATGCTAGTCTCGGCCATCCTCGACGGCCAGCTACCGGTCGGCATCCCCCTGCCCTCCAGCCGCGAGCTGTCGGCCCAGCTCGGCGTG is a genomic window containing:
- the thiC gene encoding phosphomethylpyrimidine synthase ThiC, with translation MNAPTNLNTEMVVDEAAIQPLPNSRKIYVQGSRPDIRVPMREISQADTPTQFGGEKNPPIYVYDCSGIYTDPDAKIDIRSGLPAIRAAWIEERGDTEQLAGLSSEYGRAREADPKLADLRFNLTRQPRKAKPGCNVTQMHYARKGIITPEMEYIAIRENLNRQAYIESLKSAGGKNARLVELMTRQHPGQSFGAGLVDEITPEFVRQEVAAGRAIIPNNINHPESEPMIIGRNFLVKINGNIGNSAVTSSISEEVDKMTWGIRWGADTIMDLSTGKNIHETREWILRNSPVPIGTVPIYQALEKVNGKAEDLTWEIFKDTLIEQAEQGVDYFTIHAGVLLRYVPMTANRMTGIVSRGGSIMAKWCLAHHKENFLYTHFEEICDIMKAYDVAFSLGDGLRPGSVWDANDAAQLGELKTLGELTQIAWQHDVQVMIEGPGHVPMQLIKENMDKELEWCHEAPFYTLGPLTTDIAPGYDHITSAIGAAQIGWYGTAMLCYVTPKEHLGLPNKDDVKEGIITYKLAAHAADLAKGHPGAQIRDNALSKARFEFRWEDQFNLGLDPDRARSFHDETLPKDSAKVAHFCSMCGPHFCSMKITQDVREFAEQQGISEQDALEKGMEVKAIEFVKGGAKLYDKI
- the thiS gene encoding sulfur carrier protein ThiS, yielding MPTVLVNGEPTELATPLTVRQLLDHLELQGRRVAIERNGDILPRSRYDDTRLAEGDRFEIIIAVGGG
- a CDS encoding thiazole synthase; its protein translation is MNDPLIIAGKTYSSRLLVGTGKYKDFAETREAVDAAGAEIVTVAIRRTNIGQHPGEQSLLDVLPPSQYTLLPNTAGCYTAEDAVRTLRLARELLDGHTLVKLEVLGDPSNLYPNMPETLKAAETLVKEGFDVMVYCSDDPIQAKRLEEIGCVAVMPLASIIGSGMGILNPWNLRLIIDNARVPVLVDAGVGTASDAAIAMELGCDAVLMNSAIAHARLPVHMASAMKHAVLAGREAYLAGRMPRKLYSAEPSSPTSGMIAPARGG
- the thiE gene encoding thiamine phosphate synthase — encoded protein: MRGLATVNNATPRPARTIWLDGLYAVTPDTSDSAWLLSRVEAVLAGGASLVQYRNKSRDTALRREQATAIQVLCRQHGAWFIVNDDVGLAEEVGADGVHLGQSDTSICAARQRLGPHAIIGATCHDQPALAVQAVGNGASYVAFGALFPSRSKPEAVSAPLALFAALPPLDVPCVAIGGITPANAALAWQTGVDILAVIGGLFDAPAPDEAARAILAAR